Proteins from one Phyllobacterium zundukense genomic window:
- a CDS encoding 3-keto-5-aminohexanoate cleavage protein has protein sequence MSETTRVTSGSSAKGKVIITCAITGAIHTPTMSPYLPITPDEIAKEALAAAEAGAAILHLHARDPETGKPDQTPEAFAKFLPRIKQNTNAAINITTGGSPYMKVEERVKPAATFKPEVASLNMGSINFGLYHLVDKYKEFKFDWEKPHLEATRDLVFRNSFKDIEYILATCYDNGTRFEFECYDIAHLYNLAHFADRGLVKPPFFVQSVFGLLGAIGTHPEDVAHMKRTADRLFGENYRWSVLGAGSSQLRIAAQAAALGGNIRVGLEDSLWAGKGKLAKSNAEQVLLARKIIEGLGMEVATPDEARAILQLKGGDKVAF, from the coding sequence ATGAGCGAGACGACACGAGTGACAAGCGGTTCGAGCGCAAAGGGCAAGGTCATCATAACCTGCGCCATAACCGGTGCGATCCACACGCCGACAATGTCGCCCTATCTGCCAATCACGCCCGACGAGATAGCGAAGGAAGCGCTCGCCGCAGCAGAGGCGGGTGCCGCGATCCTGCATCTCCACGCGCGCGATCCGGAAACCGGCAAACCGGACCAAACCCCGGAGGCATTCGCCAAATTCCTGCCGCGCATCAAGCAGAACACCAATGCCGCGATCAATATCACCACCGGCGGCAGCCCTTACATGAAGGTTGAGGAGCGGGTCAAACCGGCGGCAACCTTCAAACCGGAGGTGGCTTCGCTCAATATGGGTTCGATCAATTTTGGGCTCTACCACCTCGTCGACAAATATAAGGAGTTCAAGTTCGATTGGGAGAAGCCGCATCTGGAGGCCACCCGCGATCTGGTATTCCGCAACAGTTTCAAAGACATAGAGTATATTCTTGCGACCTGCTACGATAACGGCACGCGATTCGAGTTCGAGTGCTACGACATCGCGCATCTCTACAATCTCGCGCATTTCGCCGATCGTGGGTTGGTAAAGCCACCATTCTTCGTGCAGTCGGTTTTTGGGCTTCTGGGCGCGATCGGTACGCATCCCGAAGATGTCGCGCATATGAAACGCACAGCAGACCGGCTTTTCGGTGAGAACTATCGCTGGTCGGTGCTCGGTGCAGGATCGAGCCAGCTTCGCATCGCTGCACAGGCGGCCGCGCTCGGGGGTAACATTCGGGTTGGCCTCGAAGACAGTCTTTGGGCGGGTAAGGGCAAGTTGGCAAAGTCGAATGCCGAGCAGGTTTTGCTCGCGCGCAAGATCATCGAGGGGCTCGGCATGGAAGTGGCGACCCCCGACGAAGCGCGCGCGATCCTGCAACTCAAGGGCGGCGACAAGGTCGCGTTCTAG
- a CDS encoding SMP-30/gluconolactonase/LRE family protein, whose protein sequence is MMLRIEVFSEDRNQLGEGPLWDVEEQRLYWIDSYAPAVYTCDAKGGDRKSWNLPEPVGSLALREKGGAIVSLRNGFHTLNFETGAVELLHETHPGELRPRLNDGKVDRQGRFVAGSMDFEERDPVGTLFRLDPDLSLHTLDTGIICSNGPCFSPDGKTLYFADSHMKAIYAYSYDTASGTVGSRRVFTSFDNLRGYPDGATVDAEGYVWSVEVYSGRLIRFDPNGVIDRIVGLPVQSTTSITFGGPDLDIAYVTSMARPFNNQYHREREAGCMFAVHGLGVRGLPEPRFKG, encoded by the coding sequence ATGATGCTGCGGATCGAGGTTTTCAGCGAAGATCGCAATCAGCTGGGCGAAGGTCCGCTATGGGACGTTGAGGAACAACGGCTTTACTGGATCGATTCCTACGCACCTGCGGTCTATACCTGCGATGCAAAGGGTGGAGATCGCAAAAGCTGGAACCTGCCGGAACCGGTCGGCTCGCTGGCATTGCGGGAAAAGGGCGGTGCCATCGTTTCGTTGCGCAATGGGTTTCACACGCTGAATTTTGAAACGGGCGCCGTCGAGCTGTTGCATGAGACCCATCCGGGCGAGCTTCGACCGCGCCTCAACGATGGAAAGGTTGACCGCCAAGGGCGCTTTGTTGCCGGTTCGATGGATTTCGAGGAGCGCGACCCGGTTGGTACGCTGTTTCGTCTTGACCCGGACCTTTCGCTGCACACGCTCGATACGGGCATCATTTGCTCCAACGGGCCCTGTTTCAGTCCCGATGGAAAGACACTCTACTTCGCCGACAGCCACATGAAGGCGATCTACGCCTATAGCTATGACACCGCGTCGGGCACGGTCGGATCGCGGCGCGTGTTTACGAGCTTTGATAATCTGCGCGGCTATCCAGACGGTGCGACTGTCGATGCGGAAGGATATGTCTGGAGCGTCGAGGTCTATTCTGGACGGCTCATCCGGTTTGATCCGAACGGTGTGATCGACCGGATTGTCGGTCTGCCGGTCCAATCGACGACGAGCATCACGTTCGGCGGCCCGGATCTCGATATCGCGTATGTCACGTCGATGGCCCGGCCGTTCAACAATCAATATCACCGCGAACGCGAGGCGGGCTGCATGTTTGCCGTGCATGGACTCGGCGTGCGCGGTCTGCCGGAACCGCGTTTCAAGGGATGA
- a CDS encoding SMP-30/gluconolactonase/LRE family protein, translated as MKIDVVVDVKTTLGEGPLWDVEQQRLYWIDSFDGRVFRATADGREIRSWDVPMKIGSMALRKDGNGAIVSLARGFHLLDFKTGDVELIHDPEPDKSENRINDGKVDKQGRFIAGSMDTMESGPNGALYRVDPDLSIHKLDDGIIVSNGPCWSPDGSLFYFADSWSGEIWVYDYDQATGNVSNRRTFTKIDTSRGGAADGSTVDAEGCLWNAQVYDGKVVRYRPDGTVDRVIDMPVKKVTSIMFGGPDLDIIYVTSMAKPPLPRFPGDGVLRGSLFAITGLGIKGIPEPRFAG; from the coding sequence ATGAAAATCGATGTGGTGGTGGACGTAAAGACTACACTGGGTGAAGGCCCGCTGTGGGATGTCGAACAGCAGCGGCTTTACTGGATCGACAGTTTTGATGGCCGCGTATTTCGAGCGACGGCCGATGGCCGGGAAATCCGCTCCTGGGATGTGCCGATGAAGATCGGCTCGATGGCGCTGCGCAAAGATGGAAATGGTGCCATCGTGTCATTGGCGCGCGGATTTCATCTGCTCGATTTCAAGACAGGCGATGTCGAACTCATCCATGACCCGGAACCGGACAAGTCGGAAAACCGCATCAATGACGGCAAGGTCGACAAGCAGGGAAGGTTTATTGCGGGCTCAATGGACACGATGGAGAGCGGTCCGAACGGCGCACTTTATCGCGTTGATCCTGACCTCAGCATACACAAGCTCGATGATGGGATCATTGTTTCCAATGGTCCATGCTGGAGCCCGGATGGAAGCCTGTTCTATTTCGCCGATTCATGGTCGGGCGAGATTTGGGTCTATGACTATGACCAGGCGACGGGAAATGTGTCCAATCGCCGGACCTTTACCAAGATCGACACATCGAGAGGCGGTGCCGCCGATGGCTCGACGGTCGACGCGGAAGGTTGCCTCTGGAACGCGCAGGTCTATGACGGCAAGGTTGTCCGCTACCGGCCCGACGGAACGGTGGACCGCGTCATCGACATGCCGGTGAAGAAGGTTACCAGCATCATGTTCGGCGGTCCGGATCTGGATATCATCTATGTGACATCCATGGCAAAGCCGCCCTTGCCAAGATTTCCGGGAGATGGCGTTTTGCGCGGCAGCCTTTTTGCGATAACAGGGCTTGGTATCAAAGGTATACCGGAGCCGCGGTTTGCAGGCTGA
- a CDS encoding histidine phosphatase family protein has product MSSAFPEIYLVRHGETEWSASGKHTGRTDIPLTPVGEEAASHIAARLSGLTFSAVWSSPSQRASKTCALAGFGSQAVTKDELAEWDYGAYEGLTTKQILAEHPGWRLFRDGCPRGELSSDVGARADLIIGQLRQTDGTILIFSSSHFLRVLAARWLGLPPEAGGLFVLDTASISILGYEHDLTEPVIRRWNQK; this is encoded by the coding sequence ATGAGCAGCGCTTTTCCGGAGATCTATCTCGTTCGCCATGGAGAAACAGAATGGAGTGCCTCCGGCAAGCATACGGGTCGTACAGACATACCGCTGACACCGGTTGGGGAAGAGGCTGCTAGCCATATCGCCGCCCGTCTATCGGGCCTGACTTTCTCCGCTGTGTGGTCAAGTCCATCACAACGTGCTTCGAAGACGTGCGCGCTTGCTGGATTTGGCTCGCAGGCCGTGACGAAGGACGAATTGGCAGAGTGGGACTACGGGGCATATGAGGGATTGACGACGAAGCAGATTCTCGCCGAACATCCCGGATGGCGTCTGTTCCGAGATGGCTGTCCGCGCGGTGAACTGTCATCGGATGTGGGCGCACGGGCGGATTTGATTATTGGCCAGCTCCGCCAAACCGATGGCACGATTCTGATATTCTCGAGCTCTCATTTCTTGAGAGTCCTTGCAGCACGTTGGCTCGGATTACCACCTGAAGCTGGTGGACTGTTCGTCCTCGATACGGCGAGCATAAGTATCCTGGGCTATGAACACGACCTCACTGAACCCGTCATAAGAAGGTGGAATCAAAAGTGA
- a CDS encoding fatty acid desaturase family protein yields MDHRTVIASLTSEERNRLTAKSDLAGLLQLAFHWGAIILLGWLIAVRAPLWPLLMIPQGILVVFLFTLQHESVHRTPFRTDWLNDCVARVCSVLLVLPSDWFRYFHLAHHRFTQDPENDPELMSPKPETMRQYLVHLSGIPVWWSHIKTLVINASGHCSDPFVPAKGHRKVRSEAGMMIAVYVCMIAVSVYLQTAVLVYIWVLPAVLGQPFLRIYLLAEHGRCPYVANMLENSRTTTTTWLVRKLAWNMPYHAEHHAYPSVPFYRLPEFHALIETQLKQTEDGYVRFHTKYIEQIR; encoded by the coding sequence ATGGACCACCGGACTGTCATTGCATCGTTGACATCGGAGGAGCGCAATCGTCTGACCGCCAAATCAGACCTTGCGGGCCTTCTTCAACTCGCCTTCCATTGGGGCGCAATCATTCTTCTCGGATGGTTGATTGCCGTGAGGGCGCCTCTATGGCCGCTTTTGATGATACCGCAGGGCATTCTGGTCGTGTTCCTCTTTACCCTTCAACACGAGTCCGTCCACCGCACGCCATTCAGGACGGATTGGCTAAACGACTGCGTCGCGCGCGTCTGCAGCGTCCTGCTTGTGCTGCCCTCGGACTGGTTTCGTTATTTTCATCTGGCCCACCACCGCTTCACTCAGGATCCCGAGAACGATCCTGAGTTGATGTCCCCCAAGCCAGAAACCATGCGGCAATATCTCGTGCACCTGTCCGGCATTCCCGTTTGGTGGAGCCACATCAAGACGCTTGTGATAAACGCCTCGGGACATTGCAGCGATCCATTCGTGCCAGCAAAAGGTCATCGGAAAGTCCGCAGCGAGGCAGGAATGATGATTGCGGTCTATGTCTGCATGATCGCTGTCTCCGTCTACCTGCAGACGGCAGTCCTTGTGTATATATGGGTCCTGCCGGCGGTACTGGGACAACCTTTCCTGCGTATTTATCTTCTGGCCGAGCATGGCCGATGCCCCTATGTCGCCAACATGCTCGAGAACAGCAGGACAACCACTACGACTTGGCTGGTGCGCAAGCTTGCATGGAACATGCCTTATCATGCCGAACACCACGCCTATCCAAGTGTGCCTTTTTACAGACTGCCTGAATTCCATGCGTTAATCGAAACGCAGCTTAAACAGACCGAGGACGGCTACGTCCGGTTCCACACCAAATACATCGAGCAGATTCGTTGA
- a CDS encoding RidA family protein — MSIRRIEVGPRMSQVVVHGNTAYLAGQVGSPGKSVTEQTKDVLASIDRLLKEAGTDKSKLLQAIIWLDDMKDFGEMNAVWDAWVDPADTPARATGEAKLATPEYKVEIIITAAI; from the coding sequence ATGAGCATTCGCCGTATTGAAGTTGGTCCACGCATGAGCCAGGTCGTAGTCCATGGCAACACGGCCTATCTCGCCGGCCAGGTCGGCAGTCCAGGCAAGAGCGTAACCGAGCAGACCAAGGATGTCCTGGCCTCGATCGACCGCCTGCTCAAGGAAGCCGGCACCGACAAATCCAAGCTGTTGCAAGCTATCATTTGGCTCGATGACATGAAGGATTTCGGGGAGATGAATGCTGTTTGGGATGCTTGGGTCGACCCGGCAGATACCCCGGCGCGTGCAACGGGCGAAGCCAAGCTTGCAACACCGGAATACAAGGTTGAAATCATTATCACTGCCGCGATTTGA
- the rpsU gene encoding 30S ribosomal protein S21, translated as MQVLVRDNNVEQALRVLKKKMQREGLFREMKARQAFEKPSERRVREKAEAVSRARKAARKQAQREGLLPGPKKKERVARPAGNNGSDFNNR; from the coding sequence TTGCAAGTTCTCGTCCGTGATAACAATGTTGAACAGGCCCTTCGGGTCCTGAAGAAGAAGATGCAGCGGGAAGGTCTCTTCCGCGAAATGAAGGCGCGCCAGGCTTTTGAAAAGCCATCCGAGCGCCGTGTCCGTGAAAAAGCAGAAGCCGTTAGCCGTGCCCGCAAGGCTGCACGCAAGCAGGCTCAGCGCGAAGGCCTGTTGCCGGGTCCAAAGAAGAAGGAACGCGTTGCCCGTCCAGCTGGCAACAATGGCAGTGACTTCAACAACCGATAA
- a CDS encoding NADPH-dependent FMN reductase, with amino-acid sequence MALKLNIIIASTRPGRGGPAVANWFSEFAKQDGRFEPVLIDLVEINLPIFDEPNHPKMKKYEHAHTKKWSAIIDSGDAYVFVTPEYDYNAPPSLTNALIYLFQEWSYKPAGFVSYGGVSGGLRSVESVKGLIAGLHMMPIPEGVPVANYRQFINDEGVFQPSDLMKTGATTMLTELLKWATALKPLHTS; translated from the coding sequence ATGGCACTCAAGCTCAATATCATCATAGCTAGCACGCGGCCGGGTCGCGGTGGTCCGGCGGTTGCAAACTGGTTCAGTGAATTTGCCAAGCAGGATGGCCGCTTTGAACCTGTTCTCATCGACCTTGTTGAGATTAACCTGCCGATCTTCGACGAACCGAATCATCCCAAGATGAAGAAGTATGAACACGCTCACACGAAGAAGTGGAGTGCGATCATCGATTCAGGCGACGCTTATGTCTTCGTCACGCCGGAATATGATTACAACGCCCCGCCGTCCTTGACGAACGCGTTGATCTATTTGTTCCAGGAGTGGAGCTACAAGCCGGCGGGTTTCGTCAGCTATGGTGGCGTATCGGGTGGGCTGCGTTCCGTTGAGTCCGTGAAGGGACTGATCGCCGGCCTGCATATGATGCCTATCCCAGAAGGTGTGCCTGTTGCGAACTATCGGCAATTCATCAATGACGAAGGCGTGTTCCAGCCAAGCGATCTGATGAAAACCGGTGCAACGACGATGCTGACCGAATTGCTCAAGTGGGCGACGGCTCTCAAACCTTTGCACACTTCGTGA
- the thiC gene encoding phosphomethylpyrimidine synthase ThiC has protein sequence MMTVFNPTVSNTPTVSTGALPASTKIYKTGHIHPDIRIPMREIAVHPTAGEPNVTVYDSSGPYSDPSAEIDIARGIPRVRESWLAAQGNVHSYDGRRVIPADNGFATGERLTPEFPIRNNPLKAKDGKAVTQLAYARAGIITREMEYVAIRENLGRESAKNGVMRDGESFGASIPDHVTPEFVREEIARGRAIIPANINHPELEPMIIGRNFLVKINANIGNSAVTSSMAEEVEKMVWATRWGADTVMDLSTGRNIHNIREWIIRNSPVPIGTVPLYQALEKVDGIAENLTWEVYRDTLIEQAEQGVDYFTIHAGVRLHYIPLTVNRVTGIVSRGGSIMAKWCLHHHRESFLYEHFEEICDICRAYDVSFSLGDGLRPGSIADANDAAQFAELETLGELTQIAWAKDCQVMIEGPGHVPMHKIKENMNKQLAVCGEAPFYTLGPLTTDIAPGYDHITSGIGAAMIGWFGTAMLCYVTPKEHLGLPNRDDVKVGVITYKIAAHAADLAKGHPAAQLRDDALSRARFEFRWEDQFNLSLDPETARLYHDETLPKEAHKVAHFCSMCGPKFCSMRISHDIRAEAQKEGMAAMAEKFREGGDLYMPLNKGA, from the coding sequence ATGATGACCGTTTTTAATCCAACTGTTTCAAACACGCCGACCGTTTCGACAGGAGCACTGCCGGCCTCGACCAAAATTTACAAGACCGGACACATTCATCCAGATATCCGCATCCCCATGCGCGAAATTGCGGTTCATCCGACTGCGGGTGAGCCCAACGTCACAGTCTATGATTCGTCAGGTCCGTATAGCGATCCGTCAGCAGAAATCGATATTGCCAGGGGCATCCCGCGTGTTCGCGAAAGCTGGCTCGCCGCGCAGGGTAATGTCCATTCCTATGATGGCCGCCGTGTCATTCCGGCGGATAATGGCTTTGCCACGGGCGAACGGCTGACGCCGGAATTTCCCATCCGCAACAATCCGTTGAAGGCAAAGGACGGCAAAGCCGTTACCCAGCTTGCTTATGCACGGGCAGGTATCATCACGCGGGAAATGGAGTATGTCGCGATCCGCGAAAATCTGGGCCGGGAGAGTGCAAAGAATGGTGTGATGCGCGATGGCGAATCGTTCGGGGCATCAATCCCCGATCACGTGACACCGGAATTCGTCCGCGAAGAGATAGCGCGAGGCCGGGCAATCATTCCTGCCAATATCAATCATCCCGAGCTTGAGCCGATGATCATCGGGCGCAACTTTCTGGTCAAGATCAACGCCAATATCGGCAATTCCGCAGTGACATCTTCGATGGCCGAGGAAGTGGAAAAGATGGTCTGGGCTACGCGGTGGGGCGCGGACACGGTGATGGATCTCTCCACCGGGCGCAATATTCACAATATACGCGAATGGATTATCCGGAATTCGCCGGTGCCGATCGGTACGGTGCCGCTCTATCAGGCGCTGGAAAAGGTTGATGGCATTGCCGAGAACCTCACATGGGAGGTTTATCGCGACACGCTGATCGAGCAGGCGGAGCAGGGGGTAGATTACTTCACCATCCATGCCGGCGTGCGATTGCATTACATTCCGCTGACCGTGAACCGCGTCACGGGCATTGTCTCGCGCGGCGGTTCGATCATGGCAAAGTGGTGCCTGCACCACCATCGCGAAAGCTTCCTCTATGAGCATTTCGAGGAGATCTGCGATATCTGCCGTGCCTATGATGTGAGTTTTTCGCTGGGAGATGGACTGCGTCCCGGCTCGATCGCCGATGCGAATGACGCGGCACAATTCGCCGAACTGGAAACGCTTGGCGAACTCACCCAGATTGCATGGGCCAAGGATTGCCAGGTGATGATCGAGGGCCCCGGCCATGTGCCGATGCACAAGATCAAAGAGAATATGAACAAGCAGCTCGCAGTTTGCGGCGAGGCGCCATTCTATACGCTCGGACCGCTCACGACGGATATTGCGCCCGGTTATGATCACATCACGTCCGGCATCGGTGCCGCGATGATCGGCTGGTTCGGTACGGCGATGCTTTGCTATGTAACGCCGAAAGAGCACCTTGGTCTGCCGAACCGCGACGATGTCAAAGTCGGCGTGATCACTTACAAGATTGCCGCTCACGCTGCTGACCTTGCCAAGGGGCATCCCGCAGCTCAATTGCGCGATGACGCGTTGTCACGGGCGCGTTTTGAGTTTCGCTGGGAGGATCAGTTCAACCTGTCGCTCGACCCGGAAACGGCGCGTCTCTACCACGATGAAACATTGCCCAAGGAAGCGCATAAGGTGGCGCATTTCTGCTCGATGTGCGGGCCGAAATTCTGCTCCATGCGGATCTCTCACGACATCCGTGCCGAGGCGCAAAAGGAAGGCATGGCTGCCATGGCGGAGAAATTTCGCGAGGGCGGCGATCTCTATATGCCGTTGAACAAAGGCGCCTGA
- the thiO gene encoding glycine oxidase ThiO: MNVLVKGSGVAGLSVAHELRSRGARVTVVDPQPGSRAAASWFAGGMLAPYCERESAEQTVVELGLGAADWWEAALPGSVTRNGTLVLAPVRDVRELERFGSRTSEFEWADEDTIATLEPDLAGRFRRGLFFKDEAHFDPRHVLISLAAKLAEAGVAFETDPVRTATTGFDRTVQCTGYSREDQTMRGVRGEMLTLRTSDISLSRPVRLVHPRFPIYVVPRVDHTFMVGATMIESDSAGPITVRSMMELLNAAYSLHPAFGEAEIVETGVGIRPAYPDNLPHVMREGNTISINGLYRHGFLLAPAMAMQVADMVLNERTATR; this comes from the coding sequence ATGAACGTTCTCGTAAAGGGTTCTGGCGTGGCCGGTTTGTCGGTCGCCCACGAATTGAGGTCACGCGGCGCGCGCGTGACGGTGGTCGACCCGCAACCGGGCAGTCGCGCGGCTGCATCCTGGTTTGCAGGGGGGATGCTTGCGCCTTATTGCGAGCGGGAAAGCGCCGAGCAGACAGTTGTCGAGCTCGGGCTTGGTGCCGCTGACTGGTGGGAAGCGGCGCTGCCCGGCTCCGTGACACGCAATGGTACGCTGGTTCTGGCGCCAGTCCGTGACGTCAGGGAGCTTGAACGGTTCGGCTCGCGAACTTCAGAGTTCGAGTGGGCTGACGAAGATACTATTGCAACGCTGGAGCCTGACCTTGCCGGGCGTTTCCGCAGGGGCCTGTTTTTCAAGGATGAAGCACACTTTGATCCTCGACACGTCTTGATCAGCCTTGCGGCGAAACTGGCGGAAGCAGGCGTTGCATTCGAAACCGATCCAGTGCGGACCGCGACAACCGGTTTCGATCGGACCGTTCAGTGCACCGGCTATTCCCGCGAAGATCAGACCATGCGCGGCGTGCGCGGTGAAATGCTGACCCTGCGTACCTCAGATATCTCCTTGTCACGTCCTGTCAGGCTCGTTCACCCGCGCTTTCCCATCTATGTCGTGCCTAGGGTGGATCACACGTTCATGGTTGGTGCAACGATGATCGAAAGCGACTCGGCGGGTCCGATCACCGTGCGCTCGATGATGGAATTGCTGAACGCGGCCTATAGCCTGCACCCCGCCTTCGGTGAGGCCGAGATCGTCGAAACTGGGGTGGGCATTCGACCTGCCTATCCAGACAACCTGCCGCATGTCATGCGCGAGGGTAACACCATCAGCATCAACGGGCTTTACCGGCACGGTTTCTTGCTTGCCCCAGCGATGGCCATGCAGGTGGCGGACATGGTTTTGAATGAAAGGACAGCAACCCGATGA
- the thiS gene encoding sulfur carrier protein ThiS has product MKLLVNGEPHDVSAQSLDALLAELEFEGEWLATAVNSELVRATERQDCHLSEGDRIEILTPKQGG; this is encoded by the coding sequence ATGAAACTTCTCGTCAATGGAGAACCGCACGATGTATCGGCGCAATCGCTCGATGCTTTGCTTGCCGAACTGGAGTTCGAAGGCGAATGGCTGGCGACGGCAGTCAATAGCGAGTTGGTCCGGGCGACCGAGCGGCAGGACTGCCATTTAAGCGAAGGCGACCGCATCGAAATACTGACACCCAAACAAGGCGGATAG
- a CDS encoding thiazole synthase, whose amino-acid sequence MLNFYGANVSSRVLLGTAQYPSPAILMDAIKASGTEIVTVSLRREMAGGKSGDKFWSLIRSLGTHVLPNTAGCHTVKEAVLTAQMARDVFATDWIKLEVIGSHDTLQPDVFALVEAARILSDDGFKVFPYTTDDLIVAERLLEAGCEVLMPWCAPIGSALGPLNLHALRSLRGNFPDVPMIVDAGLGRPSHAATVMELGFDAILLNTAVAKAGDPVAMASAFAKAVDAGHAAFHAGMLEPRDVAVPSTPVIGRAVFT is encoded by the coding sequence ATGTTGAATTTTTACGGGGCAAACGTGTCCTCACGCGTGTTGCTGGGAACAGCGCAGTATCCTTCGCCCGCCATCCTTATGGATGCAATCAAGGCATCCGGCACGGAAATTGTCACCGTCTCGCTGCGGCGGGAAATGGCAGGTGGCAAATCCGGCGACAAGTTCTGGTCGCTCATCCGGTCGCTTGGAACGCATGTACTGCCGAACACGGCCGGATGTCATACGGTGAAAGAAGCTGTGCTCACGGCGCAGATGGCAAGGGATGTCTTTGCGACCGACTGGATCAAGCTCGAAGTCATTGGCAGTCATGATACGTTGCAGCCGGATGTCTTCGCACTGGTCGAGGCTGCCCGGATATTATCCGATGACGGCTTCAAGGTGTTTCCCTATACAACAGACGATCTGATAGTCGCCGAGCGGCTGCTGGAAGCGGGTTGCGAGGTTTTGATGCCATGGTGCGCGCCGATCGGCTCGGCGCTCGGCCCGCTCAATTTGCATGCACTGCGTTCACTACGGGGCAATTTCCCCGACGTTCCGATGATTGTCGATGCGGGTCTCGGGCGTCCATCCCATGCTGCGACGGTCATGGAACTCGGGTTTGATGCCATCCTGCTGAACACAGCCGTAGCGAAGGCCGGCGATCCCGTAGCAATGGCAAGCGCTTTCGCCAAGGCAGTCGATGCAGGGCATGCGGCCTTTCACGCAGGCATGCTGGAGCCTCGCGACGTTGCCGTTCCGTCAACACCCGTGATCGGCCGGGCGGTTTTTACCTGA
- a CDS encoding RrF2 family transcriptional regulator yields the protein MISQKAKYALRALVVLARADAEKALFISDIAEEQNIPKKFLEQILLDLKHQGIVISRRGKMGGYLLLKPAEEITFGEVLRLIDGPIAPLPCLSKIAYRRCEDCQDEATCEIRHVFNEVANVTRAVLDKTTIADCLIYGDNRKVAELLDS from the coding sequence ATGATATCGCAAAAGGCCAAATATGCTCTGCGGGCGCTCGTCGTTCTGGCCAGAGCAGATGCCGAGAAAGCTCTCTTCATCTCGGATATCGCTGAAGAACAGAATATCCCGAAGAAGTTTCTCGAACAGATACTGTTGGATCTGAAGCACCAGGGTATAGTGATAAGCCGTCGCGGCAAGATGGGCGGGTATCTGCTGCTAAAGCCGGCCGAAGAAATTACATTCGGCGAGGTGCTGCGCCTCATTGATGGTCCGATTGCTCCTCTGCCCTGCCTGAGCAAGATTGCCTATCGCCGCTGCGAGGATTGCCAGGACGAAGCGACATGCGAAATACGCCACGTCTTCAATGAAGTCGCCAATGTCACCCGTGCGGTTCTGGACAAGACGACGATCGCCGATTGCCTCATTTACGGCGATAACCGTAAAGTCGCAGAGTTGCTTGATAGCTAA